In the Helianthus annuus cultivar XRQ/B chromosome 11, HanXRQr2.0-SUNRISE, whole genome shotgun sequence genome, one interval contains:
- the LOC110889645 gene encoding choline transporter protein 1 has protein sequence MRGVMGKYPSSDGNGEVGGANGIIKTNRKCRDVVFLVFFIAFWIAMIVNSSFAFNQGNPLRLNFGLDYKGNVCGGKHKDFNLHELELKYYVNPNQVYQSGLKNSGAKLSNARTICLLDCPTPSEDSLNWVCDYPEGDIRISLDDWIDMNYDYYADLTPELRNSSLQLQGPCYPVIFPSVNVYWTCQFVDRPSNVSLTHWKQLNGVTIDDDMVIDKSIHNSINQRSAVLKRYVADVGKSWPVLIVCGGLLPLGLSLLWLLMIRHFVTAMPWVTVFFFNGLIISVTMLYYLKAGWIGNDAISPIIGEHDPYYHVSAREQHHIRAAAFLMTCVMIVAVLSSIAIVRRILMATSVLKVAAKVIGEVHALIIFPIVPYLILAVFYMFWLSAALNLFSSGQIVRNDCNTNCCAYDLKAKRVTCDDCCGYSIHYTPHIAASILFHLFGCYWATQFIIACSSTVIAGSVASYYWARGESSTTIPFLPVFSSMKLLMRYSLGSVAIGSLIVSFVESTRFILEAVRRRLKVADIMPENWIKRVLFYTSRVCLKCIELTVKSVNRNAYIMIAITGKGFFKASEMATDLIISNILRIGRVNVIGDVILFLGKLCVSLASALFGFLMLDTHKYKSSHNKITSPLFPVLVCWGLGYVVATLFFAVVEMSIDTIILSYCQDAEEHQGTAHYAPPLLMETFDEQNEVQRIAQ, from the exons ATGAGAGGAGTAATGGGAAAATACCCATCAAGTGATGGCAATGGTGAAGTTGGTGGTGCAAATGGGATCATAAAAACCAACAGAAAATGCAGAGATGTTGTCTTTCTTgtttttttcattgctttttggATCGCCATGATTGTTAACTCCAGTTTTGCCTTCAATCAAGGAAACCCATTGAG GCTAAATTTCGGGTTGGATTATAAAGGAAATGTATGTGGAGGCAAACACAAAGATTTCAACCTCCATGAGTTGGAACTCAAATATTACGTTAACCCGAATCAAGTTTACCAAAGCGGATTAAAAAACAGCGGAGCAAAACTCTCTAACGCGCGAACAATATGTTTATTGGATTGCCCAACTCCGTCCGAAGATTCATTGAACTGGGTTTGCGATTATCCCGAAGGAGATATCCGTATTTCATTAGACGATTGGATCGATATGAATTACGATTATTACGCTGATCTTACTCCAGAACTAAGAAACTCTTCTCTTCAGCTTCAAGGTCCTTGTTACCCCGTTATTTTTCCAAGCGTAAACG TTTATTGGACTTGCCAATTTGTTGATCGACCGTCAAACGTGTCGTTAACGCATTGGAAACAATTGAATGGTGTTACCATTGATGATGATATGGTCATAGATAAATCTATTCATAACTCCATTAATCAACGGTCCGCAGTATTGAAG AGATATGTAGCTGATGTTGGAAAATCATGGCCCGTTTTGATTGTGTGCGGAGGACTCTTGCCTCTAGGTTTATCGTTGCTATGGCTTTTAATGATTCGACATTTTGTAACCGCAATGCCATGGGTTACCGTATTCTTCTTTAATGGCCTTATAATATCAGTCACAATGTTATACTACTTAAAAG ctggATGGATTGGAAACGATGCTATCTCACCAATCATTGGTGAGCATGATCCGTATTATCACGTTTCCGCAAGG GAGCAACATCATATCCGTGCAGCTGCGTTTCTCATGACTTGTGTTATGATTGTTGCCGTTTTATCGTCTATAGCTATCGTTAGACGAATTCTTATGGCAACATCTGTACTCAAG GTAGCTGCAAAGGTGATTGGAGAAGTTCATGCTCTAATAATATTCCCGATTGTACCATATTTAATCCTCGCAGTCTTTTACATGTTTTGGTTATCGGCTGCTCTTAATCTTTTTAGTTCGGGTCAAATAGTCCGCAACGACTGCAACACAAATTGTTGTGCGTACGATCTTAAAGCCAAACGCGTCACTTGTGACGATTGTTGCGGTTATAGTATCCATTACACCCCTCACATAGCCGCTTCCATTCTGTTCCACTTGTTCGGGTGCTATTGGGCCACTCAGTTTATCATCGCATGTTCTTCAACCGTGATTGCGGGCTCCGTCGCTTCATACTATTGGGCTCGTGGGGAATCTTCG ACGACTATTCCGTTTCTTCCGGTTTTTTCGTCAATGAAGCTACTCATGCGCTATAGCCTTGGCTCGGTGGCTATTGGTTCCTTGATTGTATCGTTTGTTGAGTCGACCCGGTTTATACTCGAGGCTGTTCGCCGGAGACTTAAAGTTGCTGACATCATGCCCGAAAACTGGATTAAAAGAGTGTTGTTTTATACTTCGCGGGTTTGCTTGAAATGTATTGAATTGACCGTGAAATCTGTTAACCGCAATGCATACATTATG atTGCTATAACAGGAAAAGGGTTTTTTAAAGCTTCCGAAATGGCAACAGATTTGATAATTAGTAACATTCTCCGTATAGGCCGAGTGAACGTAATCGGGGACGTTATACTCTTTCTCGGAAAACTATGTGTAAGCCTTGCAAGTGCACTTTTTGGATTTCTCATGTTGGATACTCATAAATACAAATCATCTCACAACAAGATCACATCCCCGTTATTTCCGGTGCTG GTGTGTTGGGGTTTAGGATATGTGGTGGCGACCCTTTTCTTTGCGGTGGTGGAAATGTCGATCGATACGATTATACTTTCGTATTGTCAGGATGCGGAGGAACATCAAGGGACCGCACATTATGCGCCTCCGCTTTTGATGGAAACATTTGATGAACAGAATGAGGTGCAAAGAATTGCACAGTAA